The Candidatus Methylomirabilota bacterium genome has a window encoding:
- a CDS encoding N-acyl homoserine lactonase family protein yields PGTNPNAPKIGLADRLKELKVTPEQVKYVGISHFHPDHTGQLVPFANATLFIGKGDWDQITSPTPMQGANVAGFKSWIDEKRKVEPLTADKDVFGDGTVVVLRAPGHTPGHSALLVRLKDTGPFLLTGDAVHFHENYEKDGVPVFNFDRAQTVASIERMKQIVGNVKATVIIQHDLRDIGKLPAFPAAAK; encoded by the coding sequence CCGGGCACCAATCCGAACGCGCCGAAGATCGGCCTCGCGGACCGCCTCAAGGAGCTCAAGGTCACGCCGGAGCAGGTCAAGTACGTCGGCATCAGCCACTTTCACCCGGACCATACCGGCCAGCTCGTGCCGTTCGCGAACGCGACGCTGTTCATCGGCAAGGGCGACTGGGACCAGATCACCTCGCCGACGCCGATGCAGGGCGCCAACGTCGCGGGCTTCAAGAGCTGGATCGATGAAAAGCGGAAGGTCGAGCCGCTGACCGCGGACAAGGACGTGTTCGGCGACGGCACCGTGGTCGTTCTCCGGGCGCCGGGTCACACCCCGGGCCATAGCGCCCTGCTCGTCCGGTTGAAAGACACCGGTCCGTTCCTGCTCACCGGCGACGCGGTCCACTTCCACGAGAACTACGAAAAGGACGGCGTGCCGGTCTTCAACTTCGACCGCGCACAGACCGTCGCCTCGATCGAGCGCATGAAGCAGATCGTCGGGAACGTCAAGGCGACCGTCATCATCCAGCACGACCTGCGTGACATCGGCAAGCTGCCGGCGTTCCCGGCGGCCGCGAAGTAG